GTGACCGGCCCGGGCGGCGCTGACGAGGTCGGGTATCCGCGTGTGCTTACGGCGTGGACGGTTCTCGAGGTGTCCGGCCCGTCGCTCATCGAGGTCGATTGCACGCCACCCGTGCAGGTCTACCACCGCGCTCGCGCGCTCCCGTACCCGTGCGTCGAGTGTGGCACGGTCGAGTGAGCGCTGCGTGGGCAGCAGGCCGGCGGCGGCATCGTCCAGGAGCGCGCGCACGGTGTCACGGGCGCACTTCTTGTTGGTCCCGATCACCCCGGTCGGACCGCGCTTGATCCAGCCGGTTGCGTAGCTGCCTGGGCATCCCCGGATACGGCCGTCAAGGTGCGCTAAGACCCCGCGAACCTCGTCGAAAGGTAACCCCGGAACCGGACTTCCCCGGTAACCGATGGACCTGATCACCAGGCCGGCCGGAATCACGTCGGACACGCCGGCCAGATCGAGATTCCGTGTGCCTGAGGCGGTATCGACCAGGCCGGTGCGCGCCCACCGCAGACCTTGCACCTTCTCGCTGCCCTCGATGGCGATCGGCGTGGTCAGGAAGCGCAGCGCGATCCTTCGGCCCCCGCCGGCACTGGGATTGGACGCGTAGCTGACCAGAGCGTCGTGTTTGCGGCGCGCGAGCCCGGGCGGCGATCCAGCCAGGGCCAACTCGGCGGCGTCGACGGCGATCCCGATTCCTTCCAACTGGCCCAGTTCCTCCAATTCGGCGCAGCCGAACGCTGCATGGAGGTGACTGCGCCGACCCACGACCACGACCTCGCGAATACGGCTGCGTTCCAGGGCCTTCAGCGCGTGATCGGCAATATCGGTGCGCCGCAGAATTTCTGGGTCGTGAGCGAGGATGCGCGCCACATCGAGTGCGACGTTGCCGTTACCGATGACGATCGCGCGCTCGGCGCTGAGATCGACTGCCAGATCGGCATGGTCGGGATGTCCGTTGTACCAGCCGACGAACTGCCGGGCGGACACGCAGCCGGTCAGATCCGCGCCCGGAATGTCCAGAACAGGGTCGTCACTGGCGCCGACCGCATAAATGACCGCGTCGTACCAGTCCGACAGCTCGCCGGCACTGACGTCACGGCCGACCTCGACATTGCCGAAATACCTGAATTCCGGACGGCGAGTGAGTGATTCGAACAACTGTCCCATCAACTTCTTTTCCGGATGGTCAGGAGCGACGCCCCCGCGAATCAGTCCGTAAGGAGTCGGCAGCCGTTCGAACATGTCGACCTCGATGGCACGGTCGGTCAGCAGTGCCACCCGACCGTCGGCGTACGTGCCGTCGCCGGCTCCGAGCAAATGTCTGGCAGCGTAGGTTCCGGCCGGGCCGGCTCCCACCACCGCGACACGCAGTGTAGAAGTCTCAACCATTTTCGCCCCGACCGAAGTAGTCCCGATTGACGCCGACGTAATGCCGCCACCGGTCGGGGATCCGCTCGGCGTCGAACACGGCGTCGACCGGGCATGCTTCAACGCACGCAGCACAGTCGATGCACGAACGGGAATCGATGTACAGCTGCTCGGCGCGATCGAACTCTGGTTCGTCGGGAGTGGGGCGAATGCATCCCACCGGGCAGGCTTCCAGGCACGAATAGTCCGCGACGCAGGGTGCCGCTATGACGAACGCCACGACCACCTCACTCCGAGTCGGCAAGTCGATACTCAGTTCATCGCGGAGGTTGCCGTGAAGCTATCTCCCGAAAGGGATGACTAGCTCCCCAGTTCGGCGCTCGTATCAATCAGCCCAGAATTCTTCGAGCAGCTCCGCGACCTGCCGGGGTTTTCCGCGATTGTCGGCCGCGATGTGACCGATCCCCTTGAGCTCGACGCGCCTGGCCTCGGGCAGCCGCCGCATCAACGCGTCGAGTCCGCGATGGAGCGCGATGGCGCTCTTCTCCCCGCCCAGCAGCAGCACCTGCGCGCGCAATTCCTCGATTCGGGGGTTCACCAATTCCACCGACTGCAACGTCGCGATTCCATCCAAGCGCATCGTGGGTATCAGGTCGCGAAGGGAAATATCTGCCGGCCCTGAGGTTCTCGCATCGACGGCGAGCGCAATCCGCAACACGCCGGTGAGCAACCAGGTCGGCAGCCGCTGCACCGGTGAACGGTCGCCGGTCCCTTTCAGCACGGCGACTACCGCCGCCGCCGGGCCCGAATCAGTCAAAGCCGCTTCGAATTTCGGCAGCCAGGCCGCAGGCTCGGCACCATCGATGGTCAATGGCGGCTCGTACAGCGCGAGCTTGTCCACCTCGCCGTACTGAATGGCCGTGTAGAGCGCGATGATTGCACCCGAACTCAAGCCGAATACCCGGCGGGCTCCGACCGCCCGCAACAACGCTTCCAGATCCTCACCTTCGCGTGCCAGCCCGTAGTCTGCGCCCGCCGGCACGTCCGGCCTTCGACCGCGCCGGTCCGGCACGTACACGGTGAAGCGGGAGCTCAGCATCTCGGCGAGCCGCTGAAAACTCTGCGCGGCCTGAATTCCGCCGTGCACCAGAACCACCGGTGGACCGCCGTCACCGACTATGCGGTGTTCGACCATCGTTCCGTCGGCTGATTGCACGGTGCCGTTCCGAAAGCTCATAAGAAACTCCTTCCGTCAGAGCCGCAACAACGCTTCGACGTTGCGGTGCGCGATGTCGTGCTGTTGCTGCTCGGAAAGCCGGGACTCCACCAGGAATTCGGTGACATTGTCACGCTTGACGTAGGGGAAGTCCTCGGAGTAGACGATCCGCTCGGCGCCCAGTGCGGCGACCACATGGTCAAGCTGATGCTGACTGAACATTCCCGACGGGGTGACCCAGATCTGCTCTCGGTAGTAATCGCTGACGTTGCGGTCATGGCCCGGGCGCACCAGTGCGAAGGTCTCGTCGAGCCGCTCGAGCCAAAATGCCATCACCTCCCCCCAGTGGCCACTGAGCAGCTTCAAGCCCGGATGACGGTCTAATGCGCCGGACAGAATGAGTCGCACGACGTGGATGCCGGCTTCGGCGTGCCACCCGAACGCGGGCCCGGAGAACATCACCCCGGTGGCGGCGGTCCAGTCGCCGAAGTAGTAGGGCCGCGATACCTGCGGGTGCGGCAGCCCGGGGTGGACGTAGATCGGCAGGTCCAGTGCCTCGGCCGCCGCGAGGATCGGATCGAAGCGCGCGTCGTCGAGGAAGAGTCCCTCGAATGTTCCGGCGATCAACGTTCCGACGAACCCGAGGTCGCCGACGCAGCGGCGTAGTTCCTCGGCTGCTGCGGCGGGGTCGTAGAGTGGCAGGGTGGCGAAGCCACGGAACCGGTCGGGGTGTTCGGAAATTTGTTGTGCCAGGTCATCGTTCACCTCGCGGCACAGATCAACCGACTCGGGCGCGGCCAAAGTGCTGGGACTGCCGTTGCCGTGCGAGACGACCTGTACATCGATGCCCACGGCATCCATATGCGCCAACCGATGCCCACCCAGACGGGTAGCGGCGTCGCGGTCGTCGTTGAATAGAGAACCGAACGCGGCGAGCTCCTCCAGGGGGAAGACCGCTGGGCGGGCCACCCAGCTCCAGCACCCGGCGGCTCACCTCGGGATGCTCGAAGTGTTCCTCGACGGTGATGATTCGCATTCGTTGAGCTCCTTCGCCGTTCCCGCTGCGATAGGAACCAACGTAGCGCGGGCGTCATGGACGGCAGGGGGCGATCCCGCGGCGCGACGCCGCGAGGCCACCACCCCCCGATGGGTCTACCCGAACATCTCTATCGGGTGATAGTCAGCACCTGCACCGACACGCTTGACTCGACCTGACCGAGTCGAAGGAGTGACCGTGGCAGCCGACGTCAGGCACTACGCAATGTTCATCAACGGAAAACACGTCGACTCCGACGATGTCGACGACATCTGCGACCCTGCGACCGAGGAAGTCGCCGCGACAATCGCCCGTGGGACTCCCGAGCATGTGGATGCGGCCGTACAAGCGGCACGCGAGGCCTTCGAGTCGGGCTCCTGGTCGCGTATGTCGCCGACCGACCGCTCGGCCGTGCTGGCGAAGATCGCAGATCGGCTCGGCGAGGAACTCGACGACCTCGTCGCATTGGAAATCCACGCCAACGGCGCAACCGTACGGCAGGCGACCGGCTTCCACATCGGCTACGCCGCGTCCCACCTGCTGTACTTCGCCGAGCTGGCCGCTAACTATCAGTGGGAACGCCAGGTGCCGACCCAGGCCTACCCGACTTTGTCGACGAACGTGATACGCCGCGAACCACTCGGCGTCTGCGCCGCAATCGTGCCGTGGAACTTCCCTCTGCTGCTCGGTATCTGGAAGATCGGACCCGCGCTTGCCGCCGGCAACTCGGTGGTAGTCAAACCGGATGAGAAGACGCCGCTGACATTGCTGCGCCTTTGCGAGATCGCACAGGAATGCGGTGTTCCCGACGGCGTACTCAATCTGGTCACAGGTCCCGGGCCGACGGTCGGTGCCCGGCTGGCCGAGCACCCCGATGTCGACAAGGTGGCGTTCACCGGGTCCACCGCTGTCGGCCGCGAGATCATGCGACTCGCCGCGGGAACGGTCAAGAAAGTCTCCCTCGAACTGGGTGGCAAGGGCGCCCAAATCTTGTTGGAAGACGCCGATCTGGATGTCGCGATCGACGGTGCATTGTTCGGCTGCATGCTTTATTCCGGCCAGATCTGTGAGTCTGGGACGCGGCTGCTGGTACCGGACGACATGTACGACCTCGTGGTGGACCGGCTGGTCGACCGGGCCTCGTCGTTGAAGCTGGGCGACACGACCGACTTCGACACCGATGTGGGACCGGTCATTTCGGCCAGGCAGCGCGACCGGGTGCTCGGATTCCTCGACAGCGCGCGACGTGACGGTGCGAAAGTTGTTCTAGGAGGCGGTGTCCCCGACGGGGACCGCTTCCGCAAAGGCTACTGGATCGAACCCACCATCGTCAGCGAAGTGCGCAACGACATGGAGATAGCTCGCGAAGAGATCTTCGGTCCGGTGCTGTGCGTGTTGCGCTACACCGACGAAGACGACGCGATCCGCCAGGCCAACGACTCCCAGTACGGGTTGAGCGCCGGAGTGTGGAGCACCGACTACGAGCGTGCCGTCGAGATCGCCGGACGCCTTCGCGCAGGAACGATCTGGATCAACAACTGGCATCAGATAGATCCCGCACTACCGTTCGGGGGTTACAAGCAGAGCGGACTGGGTCGCGAACTCGGTGAGCAGTCGCTGGATGAATACACCGAAACCAAGCACGTGCACCTAGATCTCACGCAGAAAGTCGAACGCCACATTTTCGACGCATTGCTGTCCGAGCCGCTTCGGAAGTAAGCAGACCGCAATGACACGTCGCCGTCGGCTATCACTGCCGCGCCACCGTTCACCCGACCGAGTGACCTGAGACTGAGGGAGCAAACGTGGCATCCGCGCTTTGTCGTTCTGCCATCGGCGAGCTTCACGCCAACGGCGACAACGGGTTCCAGACGGAAGCCGGGTCATGCTGTTGAGCGTCGCTCCGGTCGCCAAGCCGGTCCGCGCACTGGGCGGATTCTTCGGCATGACGCTGGATGTCTTCGTGGAACTGTTCACCTCGCCACTGGCGTGGCGAGAATACCTTTTTCAGTCGTGGTTCGTGGCGCGAGTATCGGTGTTGCCGGCCGTCCTGATGATCATTCCCTACGCACTGATCAACACCTTCATCTTCAACATCTTGCTGAGCGAGTTCGGTGCCGCCGACTTCTCCGGAGCCGGTGCGGCATTCTTCAACGTGAATCAGATCGGACCGCTGGTAACGGTATTGGTGACTGCCGGCGCCAGCGCCACCGCGATGTGTGCCGACCTCGGCGCCCGCACCATCCGGGAAGAACTCGATGCGCAGCGGGTCATGGGTATCGACCCCATTCAGTCCCTGGTGATTCCGCGGGTGCTGGCCGCGACGACGGTGTCCGTGGCGCTGATGGGACTTGTGGTGCTCGTCGGAATGGTGGCCTCGTTCCTGTTCTGCGTGTTCGCGCTACACGTGTCAGCCGGCGTCTTCGTCGCGGGCATGACGGTGGTGACCGGACTCGGCGACGTAGTGGTCTCCGTCGTCAAGGCATTTCTGTTCGGCCTCGGCTCGGGCCTGATCGCTTGCTACAAGGGAATTTCAGTCGGTGGCGGCCCGGCCGGCGTCGGTAATGCGGTCAACGAAACCGTGGTGTTCTCCTTCATGGTGCTGTTCACCATCAACATCATCGTCACTGCGGTCGGCGTCCAATTCACGTTGCGATGAGGCAGGACGAGACATGACACATTCGTCGACCGGACCAAGCCCAGCGGCACGATTTCCGCGCGTGGCGCGGGCGGCGGACAAACTCGTCGGTGAGTGGGACCGCGTCGGTGACCAAACTCGCTTCTACGTCCTCACACTCGCCCGCATCCCGGACGCGGTTCTGCACTATCGGCCGGAGTTGTTGCGTTTGATTGCCCAAATGGGTTTGGGGTCAGGGGCTCTCGCGGCAGTCGGTGGGACGGTCGTCATCGTCGGATTCATGACGATGACCACCGGTGCGGTGGTGGCCGCGCAGGGCTACACGCAGTTCCAATCGGTGGGAGTCGAGGCCTTCACCGGTTTCGCCTCGGCCTTCTTCATCCCCCGGCTGATCGTGCCCGGTACGGCCCAGGTGACGCTGACCGCCACCGTCGGCGCCGGTGCCACCGCCCAGATGGGTGCCATGAAGATCAACGAGGAAATCGACGCGCTGGAGGTCATCGGAATCCGCAGTGTCACATATCTGGCCGCAACTCGGGTGGTCGCCGGAACCGTCGTGGTGATCCCGCTGTATGCCGTGGCGCTGATGACGGGCTTCCTGGCCGCGCGGTTCGGCACCACGGCCATCTACGGACAGGCGGTGGGCGTGTACGACCATTACTTCAACACGTTCCTCAACACCACCGACCTGGTGTGGTCCTTCCTGCAGACCATCCTGATGATCGTCGTCGTGATGCTGGTGTGCACCTACTACGGCTACACCGCCGGGGGCGGTCCCGCCGGGGTGGGGGAGGCCGTCGGTCGCGCGGTACGTGCCTCGATGGTCGTCGGCGCCATTGTGTTGGTGGCCGTCACCCTTGCCGTGTACGGGCAGTCTGGCAACTTCCATCTGGCGGGATGACGGCATGAACCCCCTGCACAGAGAGCAACGCATCCCCACCCGTTGGTGGCCGTTGTTCCTGCTGCTCCTGGTCGCGGTCCTGGCCTTGTCGACTGCGGCAGCATTTCGCGGCACGTTCCGCTCGGTGGTGCCGGTGACCCTCGCTTCTGACCGCTCGGGATTGGTGCTGGAGACGGGCGCGAAGGTGAAACTGCGTGGCGTCGAGGTTGGCCGGGTCAGCCAGATCAGCGGGGGTGGGCAGGGTGGTGCTCGGATAAAGCTGGATATCGACTCGGATCAGATCCGTTACATCCCAGCGAATGTCGAGGCCAAGATCGCGGTCACCACCGTATTCGGCGCCAAATTCGTCGAGCTCGTCTATCCGGAACACCCCAGCGCACAACGGTTGCGGGGCGGCGCTGTGCTGCGGTCCACCAACGTCACGACGGAAGTCAACACCGTTTTCGAGAACGTCGTCGAACTGCTCAAAATGGTGGACCCGGTCAAGCTCAACGCAGTTCTGACCGCCGTGGCCGACGCGGTGCGCGGCAGAGGTGAACGGATCGGCCGGGCCACCACGGACCTCACCGAGGTGCTCACCGCGCTCAATGCCCGAAAGGACCTGTTCCGGGCCGACCTCAGGGCCTTGCAGGCCGGCAGCGACACCTACACCGCTGCGGCGAAGAACATCGTCTCCATCCTCGATGCGGCTGCCACCACCAGCACCACCGTGGTGGACCACAAAGCGGACCTGGACCGGTTGCTGCTCAACACCATTGGCTTCACGAAGGACGGCACCACCCTGTTGGCCACCAGTAAGGACAACCTGATCGGCGTGATCGACAGCCTCGAGCCGACCACGCGACTGCTCGAGATGTACAGCCCCAGCTACGCGTGCACACTGCAGGGCGCGCAATGGGTCATCGACAACGGCAAGGGCATTTTCGGTGGGAACGGGCGAAGCTTCGTCGTCGACGTCGCTCTGCTGCTGGGCAACGACCCGTACATGTATCCCGACAACTTGCCGACCGTCGCCGCCAAGGGCGGACCCGGCGGAAGGCCAGGATGCGGATCCCTGCCCGACGCAACCAAGAACTTCCCGGTGCGCCAATTGATCACCAATACCGGGTGGGGCACCGGGCTCGACATCCGCCCGAATCCGGGCATCGGACGACCCTGCTGGGCCAATTACTTTCCCGTCACCCGGGGCATACCGGAGCCGCCGAGCATCCGTCAGTGTCTCCCAGGACCGGCGCCGGGGCCCGAACCCTATCCGGGAGCCCCGCCCTACGGGGCTGCGCTGTACGGGCCCGGAGGCGTTCCGTTGTGGCCCGGAGTTCCGCCCGCGGATGCCGCCGCGGCCCCCGGATCGGGCGGTGCGTCGTGATGCCACACGTCTCGCGCGACACAGGAGGACGCCCGTGACCAAGAATCTCACCGGAACCGTCTGGCGCCTGGGGATTTTCATGATGGTCTGTGCACTGGCCCTGGCCGCGACGGTGGTGGTGTTCGCGCAGCTCCGGTTCGGCGCACGCGCGCAAACGTACACAGCCCAGTTCACCAATGTGTCCGGGCTGCGGGCCGGCGACATGGTCCGGGTGGCCGGCGTCGAGGTCGGCAAGGTCAAGGCGATCGCCGTCAATCGCGACGCCACAGTTCGCGTCGAGTTCAGTGCCGACCGGGCCGCGACGCTGACGGAGGGCACTCGCGCCGAAGTCCGTTATGACGACCTCATCGGCGGACGCTACCTGGCGCTGGTGCCAGGCTCAGGCAACCCGAAAGTGCTCCGGCCCGGCCAAACGATCCCCCTGGACCGCACTCAGCCGGCGCTGGACCTCGATTCGGTGACCGGTGGTTTCCGGCCACTCTTCCGCGCGCTGAGTCCGCAGCAGATCAACGACCTCAGCGGCCAACTGCTGCAGGCCTTTCAAGGCCAGGGCCCCGCTATCGGCTCCTTCCTCAGTGAAGCCGCCGCGGTCACCAACACCCTGGCCGATCGAGACGTGTTGATCGGCCAGGTGGTCAACAACCTCAACGCGGTCCTTGGTTCGCTGGGCCGGCAAAGTGGACAACTGGACCGGGCCGTGACCAACCTGGCGGACCTCGTCCATGCCCTCGCGGAACGCAAGTCGGACATCGTCAACGCCGTCGCCTACACCAACGCAGCCACCGGATCGGTTGCCGAACTGCTGCACCAGATCCGGCCGCCGACCCGACAGGTGCTACGCGAAACCGACCGCGTCGCAGCTAATGTGCTGCGCGACCACGAGTATTTCGATCAAATACTCAACACGCTGCCGGACAGCTACCGGATGCTCAACCGCCAAGGTATCTACGGCGACTATTTCAGCTTCTACTTCTGCGACGTCGTGCTCAAGCTGAACGGCAAAGGCGGCCAACCGGTCTACGTCAAGGTCGCGGGACAGAGCAGCGGGCGGTGCACACCAAGATGAGGATGAAAAAGCCTTTCTCGCAACGAAACCCGTTGGTGCTCGGCGCCCTCGGCATGCTAGTGGTCGTTGCGATCACCGCCGCCGCGTTGGGCAACCAGATGCTGCCGGTAGTCAAGCAGAGCAACGACTACGCGGCGTATTTCGTTGACGCAGGAGGATTGTTCGAAGGCGCGATCGTGCAGATCTCAGGCTTTCCGGTAGGGAAGGTCTCCTCGATCACGCTGCGGGACAACGGTGTTCTCGTCGGCTTCGATGTACCCAAAGACATCCACATGGGTGACCGAAGCGAGGCTGCGATTCGGACCAAGGGACTGCTGGGCACCAAGGAACTCGATGTCACACCACGCGGCGACGGCGAGCTCACCGAGCCGATTCCCATGCAAAGGACGACCTCGCCGTACCAGTTGCCCGAGGCGCTCGGCGACCTCGCCACCACGATCAGCGGCCTGAATACCAACCAGTTGTCCGACTCGCTGGCCACCCTGGCCCAGACGTTCTCCGACACACCACCGCAGCTGCGGGAGGCCGTACAGGGTGTCGCGCGGTTCGCCGGAACCCTGAACAACCGCGACAAGCAACTACGCAACCTGCTGGAGAACGCCGCCAAAGCCACCGGTGTGCTGGCCAGACGAACGGACCGGATTGTCAGCCTTGTCCGCGACACCAATGCGCTGCTCGCCCAGTTGCGTACGCAAAGCGCCGCGCTGGATCAGCTGGCCGGCCACATCTCCACGCTGGCAACGCAATTGAAGGCGTTCATCGCCGAGAACCGCCAGCAGTTAAAACCAGCGCTGGACAAGCTCAACGGTGTCCTGACCATCGTCGACAATCGCAAGGATCGAATCAAGGAAGCGATCAAGGGGCTGAGTACCTACTCCATGTCGCTGGGTGAAACGATCTCCTCGGGGCCGTTCTTCAAGGCCTACGTCGTGAACTTGCTGCCCGGCCAATTCGTCCAGCCCTTCGTCGACGCCGCATTCTCCGATCTGGGACTGGACCCAGCGACGTTGGCGCCATCTCGGCAGAGCGATCCACAGACCGGTCAGCCTGCCACACCGCCCCTGCCGGTGCCCTACCCGCGCACCGGCCAGGGAGGTGAGCCGCGCCGCACCCTGCCCGACGCCATCACCGGCAACCCCGGCGATCAGGGCTGCGGGCCGCCCGGATTGGCATTGCCCGGCCCCACCGGGTGTTACCCCTACGTCGAGCCGCTGCCGGCGCCGCCGCCGGGCGGGCCGCCTCCGGGGCCGCCCGGCCCGGCCCCGACCCAAGCCGCTGCACCTACCGGAGCCCAACCGTGACAGAACGAATCCGCGGCGCGCGGCCCATGTTGGTGACGGTACTGGTCGGTCTGTTGATCGCCGGGGTGGTGCTGGTGATCGACATCGGCGACCACACCGCGAAGACGATCGTGGTCGGATACTTCGACAACAGCACCGGCCTGTTCGTCGGTGACGACGTCCGCATTCGAGGGGTCCCGGTCGGGAAGGTGGACAAGATCGAACCAGAACCACTGCGCACCAAGATCACCTTCTGGTTCGACCGTAAGTACAAGGTCCCGGCCGACGCCCACGCGGTGATCTTGTCTCCGCAGCTGGTGACCGGCCGCGCCATCCAGCTCACCCCGCCCTACGCAGGCGGGCCGGTGATGCGCAGTACGACGGTCATCCCCCAGGACCGCACCGCGGTACCGGTGGAGTGGGACGCCATTCGCTCGCAGTTGGAGCGCTTGACCGACATGCTGCAACCCACCGAGCCCGGGGGAGTCAGCACGCTCGGTGCGTTGATCAACACCGCGGCCGACAACCTGCGCGGTCAGGGACCCGCCATCCGGGAGACGGTCATCAAGTTGTCGCAGACGGTGTCCGCGCTGGGCGATCACAGCAAGGACATCTTCGGCAGCATCAAGAATCTCTCGACGCTGGTCACCGCACTTCAGGACAGCGGGCATCTGCTGCGCCAGCTCAATGTCAACCTGGCACAGGTATTGGGCGCGTTGGCCGATGACCCGACCGCAGTAGGACAGGCTGTGCATGATCTGGCCGCGGTGGTAGACGATGTACAGAGCTTCGTCGCAGAAAACCGGGAACCGATCGGCGTTGCCACAGAAAGGCTTACGTCGATCTCCAACGCCGTAACGGCCAGCCTCGAAGATCTCAAGCAGACGCTGCACAGCATCCCCACCGTGATGGCCGATTTCAACAACATCTACGAACCTGCCAACGGATCGCTCACCGGTGAACTGATGATCAACAACTTCGCGAATCCGATCCAGTTCCTCTGCGGCGCAATCCAGGCGGCCTCCCGGCTGGGGGCCGAACAGGCCTCGAAGCTGTGTGTGCAATATCTGGCGCCCATCGTGAAGAACCGGCAGTACAACTTCCCGCCCCTGGGTGAGGACCTACTGGTCGGAGCGCAGGCGCGGCCTAACGAGGTGACCTACAGCGAGGACTGGATGCGACCGGATTTCGTTTCACCAGAACCGATTTCGCCTCCGTCGAATTCGCACGCGC
The nucleotide sequence above comes from Mycobacterium kiyosense. Encoded proteins:
- a CDS encoding hypothetical protein (frameshifted, insertion at around 133497), which produces MPTRSEVVVAFVIAAPCVADYSCLEACPVGCIRPTPDEPEFDRAEQLYIDSRSCIDCAACVEACPVDAVFDAERIPDRWRHYVGVNRDYFGRGENG
- a CDS encoding alpha/beta hydrolase, with translation MSFRNGTVQSADGTMVEHRIVGDGGPPVVLVHGGIQAAQSFQRLAEMLSSRFTVYVPDRRGRRPDVPAGADYGLAREGEDLEALLRAVGARRVFGLSSGAIIALYTAIQYGEVDKLALYEPPLTIDGAEPAAWLPKFEAALTDSGPAAAVVAVLKGTGDRSPVQRLPTWLLTGVLRIALAVDARTSGPADISLRDLIPTMRLDGIATLQSVELVNPRIEELRAQVLLLGGEKSAIALHRGLDALMRRLPEARRVELKGIGHIAADNRGKPRQVAELLEEFWAD
- a CDS encoding amidohydrolase; translated protein: MARPAVFPLEELAAFGSLFNDDRDAATRLGGHRLAHMDAVGIDVQVVSHGNGSPSTLAAPESVDLCREVNDDLAQQISEHPDRFRGFATLPLYDPAAAAEELRRCVGDLGFVGTLIAGTFEGLFLDDARFDPILAAAEALDLPIYVHPGLPHPQVSRPYYFGDWTAATGVMFSGPAFGWHAEAGIHVVRLILSGALDRHPGLKLLSGHWGEVMAFWLERLDETFALVRPGHDRNVSDYYREQIWVTPSGMFSQHQLDHVVAALGAERIVYSEDFPYVKRDNVTEFLVESRLSEQQQHDIAHRNVEALLRL
- a CDS encoding aldehyde dehydrogenase codes for the protein MAADVRHYAMFINGKHVDSDDVDDICDPATEEVAATIARGTPEHVDAAVQAAREAFESGSWSRMSPTDRSAVLAKIADRLGEELDDLVALEIHANGATVRQATGFHIGYAASHLLYFAELAANYQWERQVPTQAYPTLSTNVIRREPLGVCAAIVPWNFPLLLGIWKIGPALAAGNSVVVKPDEKTPLTLLRLCEIAQECGVPDGVLNLVTGPGPTVGARLAEHPDVDKVAFTGSTAVGREIMRLAAGTVKKVSLELGGKGAQILLEDADLDVAIDGALFGCMLYSGQICESGTRLLVPDDMYDLVVDRLVDRASSLKLGDTTDFDTDVGPVISARQRDRVLGFLDSARRDGAKVVLGGGVPDGDRFRKGYWIEPTIVSEVRNDMEIAREEIFGPVLCVLRYTDEDDAIRQANDSQYGLSAGVWSTDYERAVEIAGRLRAGTIWINNWHQIDPALPFGGYKQSGLGRELGEQSLDEYTETKHVHLDLTQKVERHIFDALLSEPLRK
- a CDS encoding ABC transporter permease; the protein is MLLSVAPVAKPVRALGGFFGMTLDVFVELFTSPLAWREYLFQSWFVARVSVLPAVLMIIPYALINTFIFNILLSEFGAADFSGAGAAFFNVNQIGPLVTVLVTAGASATAMCADLGARTIREELDAQRVMGIDPIQSLVIPRVLAATTVSVALMGLVVLVGMVASFLFCVFALHVSAGVFVAGMTVVTGLGDVVVSVVKAFLFGLGSGLIACYKGISVGGGPAGVGNAVNETVVFSFMVLFTINIIVTAVGVQFTLR
- the yrbE3B gene encoding integral membrane protein, which produces MARAADKLVGEWDRVGDQTRFYVLTLARIPDAVLHYRPELLRLIAQMGLGSGALAAVGGTVVIVGFMTMTTGAVVAAQGYTQFQSVGVEAFTGFASAFFIPRLIVPGTAQVTLTATVGAGATAQMGAMKINEEIDALEVIGIRSVTYLAATRVVAGTVVVIPLYAVALMTGFLAARFGTTAIYGQAVGVYDHYFNTFLNTTDLVWSFLQTILMIVVVMLVCTYYGYTAGGGPAGVGEAVGRAVRASMVVGAIVLVAVTLAVYGQSGNFHLAG
- the mce3A gene encoding MCE-family protein MCE3A is translated as MNPLHREQRIPTRWWPLFLLLLVAVLALSTAAAFRGTFRSVVPVTLASDRSGLVLETGAKVKLRGVEVGRVSQISGGGQGGARIKLDIDSDQIRYIPANVEAKIAVTTVFGAKFVELVYPEHPSAQRLRGGAVLRSTNVTTEVNTVFENVVELLKMVDPVKLNAVLTAVADAVRGRGERIGRATTDLTEVLTALNARKDLFRADLRALQAGSDTYTAAAKNIVSILDAAATTSTTVVDHKADLDRLLLNTIGFTKDGTTLLATSKDNLIGVIDSLEPTTRLLEMYSPSYACTLQGAQWVIDNGKGIFGGNGRSFVVDVALLLGNDPYMYPDNLPTVAAKGGPGGRPGCGSLPDATKNFPVRQLITNTGWGTGLDIRPNPGIGRPCWANYFPVTRGIPEPPSIRQCLPGPAPGPEPYPGAPPYGAALYGPGGVPLWPGVPPADAAAAPGSGGAS
- the mce3B_1 gene encoding Mce family protein Mce3B gives rise to the protein MTKNLTGTVWRLGIFMMVCALALAATVVVFAQLRFGARAQTYTAQFTNVSGLRAGDMVRVAGVEVGKVKAIAVNRDATVRVEFSADRAATLTEGTRAEVRYDDLIGGRYLALVPGSGNPKVLRPGQTIPLDRTQPALDLDSVTGGFRPLFRALSPQQINDLSGQLLQAFQGQGPAIGSFLSEAAAVTNTLADRDVLIGQVVNNLNAVLGSLGRQSGQLDRAVTNLADLVHALAERKSDIVNAVAYTNAATGSVAELLHQIRPPTRQVLRETDRVAANVLRDHEYFDQILNTLPDSYRMLNRQGIYGDYFSFYFCDVVLKLNGKGGQPVYVKVAGQSSGRCTPR
- the mce3C gene encoding Mce family protein Mce3C: MHTKMRMKKPFSQRNPLVLGALGMLVVVAITAAALGNQMLPVVKQSNDYAAYFVDAGGLFEGAIVQISGFPVGKVSSITLRDNGVLVGFDVPKDIHMGDRSEAAIRTKGLLGTKELDVTPRGDGELTEPIPMQRTTSPYQLPEALGDLATTISGLNTNQLSDSLATLAQTFSDTPPQLREAVQGVARFAGTLNNRDKQLRNLLENAAKATGVLARRTDRIVSLVRDTNALLAQLRTQSAALDQLAGHISTLATQLKAFIAENRQQLKPALDKLNGVLTIVDNRKDRIKEAIKGLSTYSMSLGETISSGPFFKAYVVNLLPGQFVQPFVDAAFSDLGLDPATLAPSRQSDPQTGQPATPPLPVPYPRTGQGGEPRRTLPDAITGNPGDQGCGPPGLALPGPTGCYPYVEPLPAPPPGGPPPGPPGPAPTQAAAPTGAQP